In Apium graveolens cultivar Ventura chromosome 10, ASM990537v1, whole genome shotgun sequence, the following are encoded in one genomic region:
- the LOC141692019 gene encoding uncharacterized protein LOC141692019, whose protein sequence is MELLTQDLKIQNDADWTFISDRQKGLINALEGVVSNAEHRFCVMHLYQNMHKEFKGVALRQLLWKAARSSTDWEFNLYMNKMKELVVKCHDWLMAKPKIQWTGAAFKTHAHSDMFVNNHCEVFNSSIRKFRDLPIITMFGELHKSVIKRIQVRRDKLAARETLICPSALKKLEKAIQYAENCAVSWSGGTKYLVTCTDGGHELVVILQNKTCTCRKWDLTGITCYHACAYIDVKNEPWEMHIHKCYSKEEYMKLYSCTLDPIVGPEFWQPTTEPRPLPPNVKIPAGMPKKKRVTKNDIPSDPTKLSKIGTIKNDAIKKAAEEGIVPQQTWS, encoded by the exons ATGGAGCTATTGACCCAAGACTTGAAGATTCAAAATGATGCAGATTGGACCTTCATCTCTGATAGGCAGAAA GGACTTATTAATGCACTAGAGGGTGTGGTATCAAATGCTGAACATAGATTCTGTGTTATGCATTTGTACCAAAATATGCACAAGGAATTCAAAGGAGTGGCACTGAGACAACTCCTGTGGAAGGCTGCTAGGTCTAGCACTGATTGGGAGTTCAATTTATATATGAACAAGATGAAGGAG CTTGTTGTTAAGTGTCATGATTGGCTAATGGCCAAGCCCAAAATACAGTGGACAGGGGCTGCTTTCAAAACACATGCTCACAGTGATATGTTTGTTAACAATCACTGTGAAGTGTTTAATAGCTCTATAAGGAAGTTTAGAGACTTACCTATAATAACCATGTTCGGAGAGTTGCACAAGTCAGTGATTAAAAGAATCCAAGTGAGGAGAGATAAGTTGGCTGCAAGAGAAACATTGATATGTCCTAGTGCACTTAAGAAATTGGAAAA AGCAATTCAATATGCTGAAAATTGTGCAGTTTCATGGTCTGGAGGGACCAAATATTTGGTAACTTGCACAGATGGGGGTCATGAGCTGGTGGTTATTCTACAGAATAAGACATGCACCTGCAGAAAATGGGATCTTACTGGGATCacatgctatcatgcttgtgcatATATAGATGTGAAGAATGAACCTTGGGAAATGCATATACACAAATGTTACAGCAAGGAAGAGTACATGAAG CTCTACAGTTGCACACTGGACCCCATTGTAGGACCTGAATTTTGGCAACCAACTACTGAACCAAGGCCCTTACCCCCAAATGTTAAGATCCCTGCAGGAATGCCAAAGAAAAAAAGGGTCACAAAAAATGACATCCCTTCTGATCCCACAAAATTGAGCAAGATTGGCACCATT AAAAATGATGCTATAAAAAAAGCAGCTGAAGAGGGAATTGTGCCTCAACAAACCTGGTCATAA